From one Arenicella chitinivorans genomic stretch:
- a CDS encoding DnaJ domain-containing protein produces MLRSLLVIALVAALIYAYKRWQSVPTDARRPLYKKWAVYGSLGVVLALVVAGRAHWVLGIMAGLLAIAARAIQFAPYVPIFKRFMVGADATDSDGPNSVSTSMTRSQAAEILGVDENAPVAEVKAAHKSLMQKMHPDRGGSPALAKQINRAKDVLLG; encoded by the coding sequence GTGCTGAGATCTTTACTTGTCATTGCGCTGGTAGCAGCGCTCATTTACGCTTATAAACGGTGGCAATCTGTGCCGACTGACGCACGTCGCCCGCTGTATAAAAAATGGGCTGTCTACGGTAGTCTGGGTGTGGTCTTGGCACTGGTCGTAGCGGGTCGTGCACATTGGGTTCTCGGAATAATGGCGGGTCTGCTGGCGATTGCTGCGCGTGCCATACAGTTTGCTCCGTACGTGCCGATCTTCAAACGGTTTATGGTCGGAGCGGATGCAACTGACTCAGACGGGCCCAACTCAGTAAGCACAAGTATGACACGCTCGCAAGCCGCGGAAATACTCGGTGTTGACGAAAATGCGCCTGTGGCGGAAGTCAAAGCAGCACACAAATCATTAATGCAGAAAATGCACCCAGACCGTGGTGGCTCGCCCGCCTTGGCTAAACAAATCAATCGCGCCAAAGACGTGCTCCTCGGTTGA
- a CDS encoding M18 family aminopeptidase, translating into MPNPIIAGLCDFIAASPTPFHATQNLKIMFADAGFDVLNEGDNWDIKPNSAYVVTRNDSSIIAFRTGKDWMQGMQMVGAHTDSPCLRIKPNPDVKTHGYAQLGVEVYGGVLLHPWLDRDLSIAGRVSGTDKHGNVVSKLIDFKRPVAVIPNLAIHLDREANSSRVINPQTHLPLILSQQPEQSFDDLLLAECGESMANVLEYELSCYDTQAPSVVGLNNEFICAARLDNLLSTYIGARALLDSQSDQAALFISNDHEEVGSSSASGAHGPFLKSVLERLTHSAVQLTQLISRSSLLSCDNAHGIHPNYADKHDKNHGPILNAGPVIKINNNQRYATTSVSSAKFQKRCQAAGVPLQKFVVRSDMACGSTIGPITATELGIETLDVGAPQWAMHSIRETAGTKDCEYLYQAACAFIS; encoded by the coding sequence ATGCCGAACCCCATAATCGCAGGTCTGTGCGACTTTATTGCCGCATCACCGACGCCGTTTCACGCCACCCAAAACCTCAAGATCATGTTTGCCGACGCTGGCTTTGACGTGCTCAATGAAGGGGATAACTGGGATATAAAGCCAAACAGCGCCTACGTGGTGACGCGCAACGATTCCTCGATAATTGCTTTTCGCACCGGCAAAGACTGGATGCAAGGCATGCAAATGGTTGGCGCGCACACAGACAGCCCTTGCCTGCGTATCAAACCCAACCCTGACGTCAAAACACACGGTTATGCACAGCTCGGTGTCGAAGTGTATGGCGGTGTGTTGCTGCACCCGTGGCTAGACCGCGACCTCTCGATAGCAGGTCGAGTCAGCGGCACAGATAAACACGGCAATGTGGTTAGCAAATTGATCGATTTCAAGCGTCCCGTGGCTGTTATCCCAAATCTCGCAATTCACCTTGATCGTGAAGCCAACAGCTCACGTGTCATCAACCCCCAGACGCATCTGCCACTGATTTTGTCGCAGCAGCCAGAGCAAAGTTTTGATGACCTACTGCTGGCTGAGTGCGGCGAGTCTATGGCGAATGTACTCGAGTACGAGCTTTCATGCTACGACACCCAAGCGCCTTCCGTGGTTGGTTTGAATAACGAATTTATTTGCGCGGCACGCCTAGACAACCTACTCAGCACCTACATCGGGGCACGCGCGCTTCTGGACAGCCAATCAGATCAAGCCGCCCTATTTATCTCCAATGACCACGAAGAAGTCGGCTCGTCATCTGCCAGCGGTGCGCATGGCCCGTTTTTGAAATCAGTATTGGAACGCTTAACTCATAGCGCAGTGCAATTGACACAACTTATTAGTCGCTCGTCACTACTATCGTGTGACAATGCACACGGTATTCACCCTAACTACGCGGACAAACACGACAAAAACCATGGCCCGATTCTGAACGCCGGTCCAGTGATCAAGATAAATAACAACCAACGCTATGCTACCACCAGCGTCAGCTCTGCCAAGTTTCAGAAACGCTGTCAGGCAGCCGGGGTTCCGCTACAGAAATTCGTGGTGCGCAGCGATATGGCCTGCGGCAGCACCATCGGCCCCATTACCGCGACCGAGCTTGGTATCGAAACCTTAGACGTTGGTGCACCACAATGGGCGATGCATTCAATTCGCGAAACCGCGGGCACCAAAGATTGTGAGTATTTGTATCAAGCTGCCTGCGCATTTATCAGCTAA